The DNA sequence CGCGGTGCGCCGTTTCCTGGCCGCCGCCCTGCTCACGCTCGTGCTCGCCGCCTCCCCGGCCGTCGCCGGTGTCGCCACGGACGGAGATGACGCCGCGCCGCTCGGAGTCAACGGGCTCGTCCTCGGCATGACCAGGGCCGAGGTGCTGGCCCTGGGCTTGACCGCGTGCGCGCCGTCGAAGGTGCCGTTCATGAACGAGGAGTGCACCCGGCCCGCGAACGGCCCCGCCTTCAGCGCGGGCGGCCACGTCGTCGACTACGTCGCGGTGTGGCTCATGGACGAGCGCGTGCACGGCATCGGCCTCTACATCACCGGCAGCGAGCAGGTCTTCGACGACGTGCGGGCCGCCATGGCGTCACGCTACGGTGCGCTGTCCACGCCGACCAGCCGGATCCGGGACGCGATCCAGGAGCTGGCCACCCAGGCCCGGCTGCCCGACGGCTGGGTCGGGGTGCGCTGGACGCGCTCGCTCCAGAACACCGCGTCGCCGGTGGTCTTCCTCCTGATCAAGAGCCCCACCTTCATGTCCCTCGGCGCCACCCGCGACGCGGAGCACACCAAGCAGCGCTGACGCGCGCTCCCTCGGATGGCGCACGCCGGCTTCTTGACGCCGCTCGGGGCGGAGGGCAGTATCGCGGCGAGACTTCCGAGGAGAGCGCGCGCATGGCCCGGACGGTGACGACTCGACGGATGTGGCCGCTGCTCGCGGTGGCCGCGGTCGTCGCGGCGGGCTGCGCGCAGCCGATCGCGGGCACGCGGACGGCCACCGGCTACAGCGTCGTCGAGGCCGGCATCCCCCAGCTCCAGCAGGCGATGCGCGAGGGGCGCGTCACCTCGCGCCAGCTCGTCGTCGAGTACCTCCTGCGCATCGCCCTCTACGAGGATCAGGTCAAGGCCGCCATCACCGTCAACCCCGACGCGCTCGCCGAGGCCGAGGAGCGGGATCGCGAGTGGGCGCAGGGTCGGGTCCGCGGCCCGCTCCACGGCATTCCCATCGCGCTCAAGGACAACATCCAGACGACCGACATGGTGACCACCGGGGGCGCCATCGCCTTCGAGAATCTCCGGCCGCCGTACGACGCCACCATCACGAGGACCCTGCGCGAGGCCGGCGCGGTCATCATCGCCAAGACCGTGATGACCGAGCTCGCCAACTGGGTGGCCGGCCCGCCGACGCCGATGCCCGGCAACTACAGCGCGCTGGCCGGCTACGGGCTCAATCCGTACGACCCGCGGCGGGATCCTCGCGAGGGCACGAACGACGGCCGTCAGGCGCTGCTGCTCGGCGGCTCCAGCTCGGGCATCGGAACCGCGGCGAGCTTCTGGGCCGCCAACGTGGGCACCGAGACCTCGGGATCGATCCTGGTCCCGGCCAATCTCGTGATGCTCGTGGGGATCAAGCCGACCGTTGGTCGGGTGAGCCGCTACGGCATCATTCCCCTGACCGCCGACCAGGATACCGCCGGGCCGATGGCCCGGACCGTGACGGATGCCGCCATCCTGCTCGGCGCCCTCGAGGGCAGCGTCCCCGACCCGAACGATCCCGGCCTCCGCGCATGTCCCGTACCGGCCGGGCGCGACTACACGCCCCACCTCAAGCGCGACGGGCTCAAGGGTGCGCGCATCGGCATTCCGCGCGCGTTCTTCTACGATCCGGTGACCCCTCCGGGTGAGGCGGCGCCGCGCGGCGGGCTCACCCCGGCCCAGGCGGCGGTGATGGCCGAGGCGATCGAGGTCCTCCGGCGCGAGGGCGCGGTCCTCGTCGATCCCGCGGACATTCCGAGCGTCGTCGATCCCGATCCCGACGCGAACTTCCTCAAGTGGGGCGTCTGCTCGGGCATGCCCGGGCGGAAGGGCGAGGACGCGGCGTGCTCGGTGGTGTTCAAGTACGGGATGAAGCGCGACTTCAACGCGTGGCTCCGCTCGCTCGGGCCGAGCGCCCCGGTCCAGACCCTGAGCGAGCTGAGGAGCTTCAACCTCGCGCACCAGGCGCGCGGCGCCATCAAGTACGGGCAGGCCCAGCTCGACATCTCCGACGAGATGGACGTCGACGCGGATCGCGAGCGCTACGAGGCCGATCGCGCCAAGGACCTGGCCCTCGCGGGCA is a window from the Candidatus Methylomirabilota bacterium genome containing:
- a CDS encoding amidase family protein, whose protein sequence is MARTVTTRRMWPLLAVAAVVAAGCAQPIAGTRTATGYSVVEAGIPQLQQAMREGRVTSRQLVVEYLLRIALYEDQVKAAITVNPDALAEAEERDREWAQGRVRGPLHGIPIALKDNIQTTDMVTTGGAIAFENLRPPYDATITRTLREAGAVIIAKTVMTELANWVAGPPTPMPGNYSALAGYGLNPYDPRRDPREGTNDGRQALLLGGSSSGIGTAASFWAANVGTETSGSILVPANLVMLVGIKPTVGRVSRYGIIPLTADQDTAGPMARTVTDAAILLGALEGSVPDPNDPGLRACPVPAGRDYTPHLKRDGLKGARIGIPRAFFYDPVTPPGEAAPRGGLTPAQAAVMAEAIEVLRREGAVLVDPADIPSVVDPDPDANFLKWGVCSGMPGRKGEDAACSVVFKYGMKRDFNAWLRSLGPSAPVQTLSELRSFNLAHQARGAIKYGQAQLDISDEMDVDADRERYEADRAKDLALAGTNGIDAVMKAHQLDAILFPGASGASIAARPGYPSVMVPFATVPNTPTPPFPDGFAARPAPFGITFTGTACSEPRLIELGYAFEQATRRRVPPPSTP